GCCCAGGCAAGCCTGTTCCTTGCCAGTGATGAATCGGCCTACATGACCGGGGCGGAGATCGTCGTGGACGGCGGCCTGACGACCGGCTTCTACAGCAGCGCCCTGCCCGGCGGTATCGAATGATTTAGGGGGTGGCCGACGCATCGATCGATGCGTCGGCCTTTTCTTCCAACAGAGGCAGTACGATCCCGCTGCGGGATTATACCGGTCTAGGCGATCTTATCGAACCGCAGCTTCAGCTTTTCTGCACCCCATTGCATATAGTGACGCCGCATCTGCACGGCGCCTTCCTCGTCGGAAAGGCGGAAGTTGCGCATACGGCGCAACATCGTTTCAAAGGCGATCCGCATTTCCGCGCGTGCAAGCTGGTTGCCGATGCAGAGATGCGCTCCCGTGCCAAAGGCCAGATGCTGGCGCGCATTCGGGCGGTCCACGATGAACTCGTCGGGATGATCGAATTTGTCCGGATCGCGGTTGGCCGCAGCCCATTGAAGCTGGATGATGCCGCCTTCCGGGATGACGACGCCGTCGATTTCCACTTCCTGCAGCGCCCGGCGCCAGAGCGCCTGGACCGGCGCATCAAAACGCATCAACTCCTCTATGAAATTGGTGATCAGTGCAGGGTCCTCGCGCAGCCGCTGCTCCAGCCCCGGCTGTTCGATGATGCGCAACATGCCGGTGGGAATCAGCAGTGTGATCGAGTCGTGGCCGCCGACATAGAGGGGCTGGAGGAACCAAGCCAGTTCCTGATCAGTCAGCCGCCGCCCGTCGACCTCGAAGGTGCGGGCGTGATGCATGAACGATCCGTCTTCGGCCGCCGCCGAAACATTGGCGCGCTCGACCATGTAATTGAGCAATTCGATGACCTTGCGGTTCATCGCTATCTCATTTTCTTCGTCGAAGGTCGGTTCGGTAAGAGCGTTGGATGCGTTGGTCCAATCCTTGAGCTTCTCCTGATCTTCGCGAGGCAGACCAAGAAAATCGCCAGCGATGATCGCCGGGAACACACCTGCCAGGTCGCGCGCCACGTCGATCTCGCCCGTGTCGATGACCCGGTCGATGGCCTCGTCAACCAGCATCTGAATATAGGTTTCCATCTGCGCCACGCGCTGGGCAGTAAAGAGCCGGTCCACGAGTGATCGGAACATGCGGTGTGAAGGCGGGTCATTTGTGACCAGCGTGTGCATCTGCGGCCAGGCGTCCTTCGCGTACATCGCGTCGATCTGCTTCTGCAACGGCGTGTCACGCTGGACCAGAATGCCCGTCTTGTTGGAAAAGCGCTTGGTGTCTGCGGCGATCTTTCGCACTTCGGCATAATCGGTAACGACATAATAGCCGTTGCCGGGATCCTGGTAGACCTTCCGTCCGTCCGCATGCATCCGCGTATAGGTCTGATAGGGACAGCCCTGCTGCATCACGCTGGTGAAGTCGATCGGATCGATCGGCTCTGCCGTGCTGGTCATTCTCATCTCCTGGTACATTGTTCGGCCTTCGCCGTGTGCCACCATCATGCCGAAGAGGTCCTCAAGCCGCAAAACCCCCGATCGGGACTATTTGACGAAGTTCTGGAACATTCCATCATTCCCCCCTGCTCCCTGCCACGAATTGCTTATGACTATGGGCGACAAGTCAAAACGGGGAGAGAGGCATGGTCGCGCCAGAGGCGTTCAAACTCACCGGACGCAAGGCCTTGGTAACGGGCGGCGGGACAGGGTTGGGCTATGCCATGGCCCAAGCGCTGGCGGCGGCGGGTGCTACGGTCATGATCGCCGGGCGCCGGATCGGGATGCTGGTGGATGCCACAGAGCAGTTGCGCGCAGCAGTGCCTGGCGCCACGCTGTTGCATGAAGCCGTGGACCTGTACGACATGGACGATGTCCTACGCTTTGCCGAAGTCGCCGTCGGTCGACTGGAAGGCGTCGACATTTTCGTCGGCAACGCCGGAGCGGTTCACGCCCAGGGCTTTGGCGCCATGACGCCGAAGGAAGTCGACCGCACGCTCCAGCTCAATCTTTCGGCGAACATCGCGCTCAGTCAGAGCTTCGCCCGGCATATGATGGCCCAGCGGTGGGGTCGCATCCTGTTCAGTTCCTCGACTGCCGCGCATCTTGCCGCCCCTTTGCAGGGCAATCTGGCCTATGCAGCGGCGAAGAGTGGCATCAACGGCTTCATGCGCGTCATTGCAGCGGAGCTCGGTCGTTTCGGCATTACGGTCAACAGCCTGATCCTGGGCGTGTTCTGGACGTCGATCCTGCGCGAAGCAGTCACCCAGCTGCGCGACGAGGAAAGTGACGATGCGGCGGAGGCGTTGATTGACGGCTTTGTCGACATGACCGCGCTCGGTCGCCTGGGCGAACCTGAAGACTTGCACGGCATTGTCCAGTTGCTGGCGAGCGATGCCGGCCGCTATATCACGGGCGCGAGCATTCCGGTGGACGGCGGCACCAGCATCATGATGCGGCCATGGTTGGGAACGCCGACTACCACCATTGAGCAAGAAGGGAGAACGGGATGACCGATAACCAGGCAGGCCTGCTGCGTGAACTGCTGGACCGGCAGGAAATACAGCATCTTTTAACACGCTACGCGCGCGCGATCGACAGGCTGGATATCGATCTACTCAAATCGCTATATCATCCCGAAGCCCGCGACGACCATGCTTCTTTCAAGGGGACGGCGCAGGAATTCGCAGACCATGTCATCGCCTTTCTGGGCGACGCCTTCGTCACGACCATGCATCATGTGACCCACAGCCACATCGGCGTGAACGGCGACGAAGCGGCAGCGGAATCCTATTATTACGCCTATCACCGGATGGAAGGCGACCACGCCAAGGTCGCCGGCTTCTTCGGCAAAACCTATGCCGACCGATGCCGCACGGACGGCACATTAGATGATGGCCATGAGTTCATCTGCGGCGGCCGCTATGTCGACCGACTGTCGCGACGCAACGGGGAATGGCGTATCTCCCACCGCGAGATCACCGTGGAATGGAAACATTTCCGCCCCGCCACGCACGGAGACCCAGATTCAGGCATAGAGGCCATCGTCGCGCCTGCCCGGCGCGACCGGGACGACATTGCTTACCGCTTCTTTGCGGAGGTGGGACCGCCCGCGTAGCGCATGAAGCGCGTCTCCCGCGGACACGGCAGGCGAGAATCGGCTCCAGTTCGTGCGGCGGGAACCGCATTTAGACGAATCCATAGGGCGCATACGGCCCATTAATGAACAATTCGACCTGCGACGAACCTGTGCTTACCGACCCGTCGGGCGCATAGGTGGTCACGCGCGCCAGATATTCGGGACCATGCACCATGTTACCGATCGACGTACCGGTGTTGAATCCCTCCGATGCGGCCGCGCCGCTGACGGCATAGGGTATGTATTCGAAGGGCTGCACCGAATAGTCGCCCTCGTCCCATTCGAGCGCCAGTTCTTCCGAACCATGATAGGTGAAGAATGTACCGCCATCCTTCCAGCTACCCGGAAAGGAACCCATGGGCTGCACGATCCAGGGGGGGGTCTCAATGTCGAACACCTGCCGCCAGTCCCGACCCTGCACGTCGGTAAGGTAGAAGGTCACCTTCTTGAGAATGCGAGTGCCGGGATTGAATTCCATCTCATGCCGCCCCGACACCAGTTCGATATCCTCTTCGCCCCAGCCCTTAAAGATGCGTCCGCCAAAGGGCGTGCCGAATACATCGTTCATTTTGCATTGCACGCCCTCGGCCGTTTCGTGAACATGATAGAAGCCGCTATAGGGCTCTGTGCGGAAGCAGGTCCAAAAGCGCATCGCGCGTTTCGGGCCCTCGTCCCTCCACGGCGGCGGCAGGATGGAAGGCGGCGGTGACAGCGGCGGCCGCGAGGTATATAGGCCCCAGCTATGGTCGCGGGCGCCCGACCAGATGTCTGGCGTTACCTTCCATTCGCGTTCACGTAGCTTGAGCCATCCGCTTGCCTTGCCCGGCTGTGAATAGCGGGTCTGATCTGTCGTGCGGCGGCCCCGATTGGTGGCGATATGATGGTCTTCCAGAAAGGCGGGCGAGGTGCCCTCCCACAAGATGTCGAAGCTCATGCCGCTGTCATTCTCCGCCAGTTCCAGGCGCAGACGCTTAAGCGGCTCGACGATCGTGACGCGGAACGGCCCGACCTCCAGCGCGAAGTTGCCCCGCCAGCAACGATTGAAGCGCAGCGTCGTCTGGATACCGCCGACGTTCAGGAGGACGCAGCCGCCGATCATGTCGGTATTCGGGTTCACCCGCAAATAGGTGCCAAGAAAAACTTTCTCGTCCGGGTTGAACACCGCAAACCAGTAACCCTCGTCCCAGGCATAGTCGGTGGAGGGGATGTAACTGAACGTGTAAGGTGCCTGATGCACAGGGAATTCGTCATAGGGGGTCAACATCACTCACCTACTTTCTTTTGCCTGAGCATGCCGTGCCGCTTCGCGGGCTGCGAGGCGGCACGGGTCTGCTCTATTGATTGCTGGCCCCTCGCTATCGGTCTGGAGCGACTTTTTCACCTAAAAACGGCGTCTCTTGTCAAAGTTTCACGCCAAACTTGACGCCGATAAGGCGCCAATATTGTCTTGCTGGAACTGCTGAAGCACCGGAAGAACCTCCCCCAACATCAGATATCGCCACGGCCCATGGATCAGAGAAACGCCCGCGTAGCGCGATTTGAGACGTAACCATCGCCTAAGCACCGCAGTTATGCAACTTGTGCGACATCTTGCTCTGTCAATCGCCGTTGCCATAGCATTTACTGGTCCAGCACGCAGAAGCGGTCGCGAGCAATCCTCGCCCATGTCCGGACCCCGTTAAGCCAGCGAATTTCCATTATAGAATTTAGAGTCACACTACAGAGAATGTCTCAGGCATGCGCCCCGAAGAACTCGCCATATTCCCGCGCGAGGCGTGACGGCTCCTCATATGCCAAAAAATGCCCTCCCCGTGGCAGCAACTCCCACCGCATGAGATTGACCCGCTCGGCAACGAATGACTTCGGCAGGAGGACAAGTTCCTTTGGTGCGACCGCAACCGCCGTGGGTACAGTTATCAGGGGCAACTGATCGTGAAGTGGCAGCCAGTTCATTCCGATGCCATTGCCCGCGAACTGCTCCTTATATATACGAAGGGACGATCCAATTGTATTGGTGAGCCAGTATAGCGATGCGGTCGTGCACAGAAAATCCCGCTCCTCCTTATCTTCGACCTTCTCTCTTCGGTCAGCCCATGCGATCCGCCGCTCCCATATCCAGGCGGCAGTACCCACGGGAGAGTCCGCCAAGGCGTAGGCAAGCGTCTGTGGATCATTACTGTGCACCGCGACGTGACTGGTAATCATCGGAAGCGCTTTCGCATTGCGCGCGACCATCCATTGCTCATCTGACGCATAATCGCTGGGCGACAATTGCATGTGATTCACACCTGGCAGCGCCACAAGCGTGAGGTGCATCGCGCGCAGTTTATGCGCATGCGCATGTCCAAGTTCCGCTGTGATGAGTGATCCCCAATCCCCACCCGCGGCAGCAAAACGATCATAACCCAAGCCCTCCATCAGCTTTGCCCAAAGCCCTGCAATAGCGCGGACGTTGAGACCAGTGGTGGCAAGCGGCGCGGAGAATGCCACACCTGGGAGTGAAGGGACCACTATGTCGAACGCAGGACCATCGTGGCGATGGCTCAATTGATCGACGACCCCAAGCCAATCGTAGAAAGTCCACGGCCAGCCATGTGTCAAAAGAAGGGGAATCGCATCCTTCCGAGGACTGCGTACATGAATGAAGTGAACTGGCACGCCATCGATCTCTGTCCGATAATGCGGGTACTCATTCATCTTCTCTTCATGATCGCGCCAATCATACTGATTGATCCAGTGGTCCACGATGGTTTGCAGCCACTCCTCTCTCACGCCATATCGGCCATCCGTGTTTCCGAAATCTCCTGGCCAGGATGTCGATTCGAGACGGCGCTTCATCTCGTCCAGGCGGTCGTCCGAAATCCGGATGGCAAATGCTTCGGGTGACGTCATGCAACTCTCCAGGATTCTGTTTGCCGGCCAGCCTGTAATTACAGCCGACCCGGGCAAAGTGGAAGCATCGTGATCGCATGAGCAGGCAAACCCGGTGACTCTATTATCTTTCGTGGATGTAGCGTGGGGCGCGGACGTTCCCCTTTTCCTGCAGGGGAACGCCGAACATGCTAAAATTTCTACTTGTTCCAGCGCGGCCTGGCACGCATGTACCTTTCACGAGCGCGGAGAACCTCTGCGAGCTTTACCGCAGGCCCATGCGGCGGTGAAGAATGCCCCAGGCGGATAAAGCGCCGGACGGAACGGAGATTATGAATGGCAAGCGGCCTTGAACCTACTCCTGCAGGCCTGAAGGTCTGGGAGGCGGCAAGCAGCCTTTTTTACAGGCATGGCATCCGCGCCGTCGGAGTAGCCGAAATATCGGAACTCTCGGGCGTCGCCAAGACCAACCTTTACCGGAACTTCCGGTCCAAGGACGGACTTGTCATTGCCTATCTGGACGAACAGGCAAGAGCGGGTCGCCAAATATGCAAGGATGCGCTCACGTCCCACCCGGGCGATCCCAAAGCGCAGCTGCGTTATATCATCCGTGAAACGGCGAAGGCGATAGGGTCTCCAGGGTACCGAGGATGCCCACTCGCCAATGCCGCCATAGAGTTTCCTGACCGCGATCACCCAGTGCGGCAAAAAGTAGACGAGTTAAAAATCGCCTTCCTAGAAAATTTGAACAATATCGCCGCGCAGATGAACATAAGAAAGCCTTGCGAACTGGCCTATGCGATCATGATGTTGCTTGAGGGAGCGAGTTGTTCAGCCCAGATATTCTCTGCGGAGAAATCGGCTAACGCGGCCATCGAAGCCGCTGATCGGGTAATCCTTTCCTATGACCAAGGCTGACGCAAATAAGGAGAGATCGAAGCGATTCCGGGCGCATGACGGCGTAATAGCCATTTAGCTGGGCCAGTCTGTTACTCTTGGGCAGCCGGACCGGATCGTCCGGCTGCACCTCCTTCCTGCAGCAGCAGCCTTATCTCGATCCGGAGATAGTTCGTCTCGGCGTCGGGGCTTCACGCGAGCGATTGCGCAGCTCGGCGTCCAGCATCGTATGATGCGCCGATTCTGGCGGGTCCATCGGCACTTCGCGGACAATGCCGATCGCCACATTCTGCACAATGCAGCCATTCAGCACGCGACGAACGCCTCAGACATCCTTAACGCTTACGCTACGCCCTTCTCGCGCCGACAGTTCAATCGCCGCAATCAGTTCATGTGTGCGTACCGCATCCGAAAAGGTCGGGGCAGTGCTTTCACCCGTGCGCAGGTCATGAGCCATATGGGCATACATGATGGCCACATTGCGCGTGAACAT
This region of Sphingobium sp. MI1205 genomic DNA includes:
- a CDS encoding epoxide hydrolase family protein, which gives rise to MTSPEAFAIRISDDRLDEMKRRLESTSWPGDFGNTDGRYGVREEWLQTIVDHWINQYDWRDHEEKMNEYPHYRTEIDGVPVHFIHVRSPRKDAIPLLLTHGWPWTFYDWLGVVDQLSHRHDGPAFDIVVPSLPGVAFSAPLATTGLNVRAIAGLWAKLMEGLGYDRFAAAGGDWGSLITAELGHAHAHKLRAMHLTLVALPGVNHMQLSPSDYASDEQWMVARNAKALPMITSHVAVHSNDPQTLAYALADSPVGTAAWIWERRIAWADRREKVEDKEERDFLCTTASLYWLTNTIGSSLRIYKEQFAGNGIGMNWLPLHDQLPLITVPTAVAVAPKELVLLPKSFVAERVNLMRWELLPRGGHFLAYEEPSRLAREYGEFFGAHA
- a CDS encoding nuclear transport factor 2 family protein, which gives rise to MTDNQAGLLRELLDRQEIQHLLTRYARAIDRLDIDLLKSLYHPEARDDHASFKGTAQEFADHVIAFLGDAFVTTMHHVTHSHIGVNGDEAAAESYYYAYHRMEGDHAKVAGFFGKTYADRCRTDGTLDDGHEFICGGRYVDRLSRRNGEWRISHREITVEWKHFRPATHGDPDSGIEAIVAPARRDRDDIAYRFFAEVGPPA
- a CDS encoding cytochrome P450, giving the protein MTSTAEPIDPIDFTSVMQQGCPYQTYTRMHADGRKVYQDPGNGYYVVTDYAEVRKIAADTKRFSNKTGILVQRDTPLQKQIDAMYAKDAWPQMHTLVTNDPPSHRMFRSLVDRLFTAQRVAQMETYIQMLVDEAIDRVIDTGEIDVARDLAGVFPAIIAGDFLGLPREDQEKLKDWTNASNALTEPTFDEENEIAMNRKVIELLNYMVERANVSAAAEDGSFMHHARTFEVDGRRLTDQELAWFLQPLYVGGHDSITLLIPTGMLRIIEQPGLEQRLREDPALITNFIEELMRFDAPVQALWRRALQEVEIDGVVIPEGGIIQLQWAAANRDPDKFDHPDEFIVDRPNARQHLAFGTGAHLCIGNQLARAEMRIAFETMLRRMRNFRLSDEEGAVQMRRHYMQWGAEKLKLRFDKIA
- a CDS encoding SDR family NAD(P)-dependent oxidoreductase, which codes for MVAPEAFKLTGRKALVTGGGTGLGYAMAQALAAAGATVMIAGRRIGMLVDATEQLRAAVPGATLLHEAVDLYDMDDVLRFAEVAVGRLEGVDIFVGNAGAVHAQGFGAMTPKEVDRTLQLNLSANIALSQSFARHMMAQRWGRILFSSSTAAHLAAPLQGNLAYAAAKSGINGFMRVIAAELGRFGITVNSLILGVFWTSILREAVTQLRDEESDDAAEALIDGFVDMTALGRLGEPEDLHGIVQLLASDAGRYITGASIPVDGGTSIMMRPWLGTPTTTIEQEGRTG
- a CDS encoding TetR/AcrR family transcriptional regulator; the encoded protein is MASGLEPTPAGLKVWEAASSLFYRHGIRAVGVAEISELSGVAKTNLYRNFRSKDGLVIAYLDEQARAGRQICKDALTSHPGDPKAQLRYIIRETAKAIGSPGYRGCPLANAAIEFPDRDHPVRQKVDELKIAFLENLNNIAAQMNIRKPCELAYAIMMLLEGASCSAQIFSAEKSANAAIEAADRVILSYDQG